From a single Molothrus ater isolate BHLD 08-10-18 breed brown headed cowbird chromosome Z, BPBGC_Mater_1.1, whole genome shotgun sequence genomic region:
- the IL11RA gene encoding interleukin-11 receptor subunit alpha has product MHSSIPSLGRVMVFLAAALASASFAIPEDWGEEGVQYGQLGTDVTLSCPGARASSAVRWRRAGAAALPEGSVIQQGSLVLPSASPALGGTYSCHSEDGSLLHSVSLRLGHLPGVPFVSCRASDYENFSCSWTSSVETFLPTRYITTYRKKSLTGEEKRRNKNGHVGLCLQDPSHPGTCTVHRSEFWSSYRLNITEVNPLGFSYRLLDVTMQAIIKPDPPEGLVVEPIPLAPRRLHVSWKYPSSWPKEPHFQLRFRLQYRPVIHRSWSVVETVNLSEVITDAFAGLEHVVQVSAKDFLDAGNWSEWSAEARATPVRDLASTASEETTTDARLESLAEEPSQAPNPEPINGSDPLEKMAVLVSLGIFAFFILAAVLVITILIWLRVRKHGKDKTKPSFLVAATHLKALPKAQIL; this is encoded by the exons ATGCACAGTTCCATCCCAAGCCTGGGCAGGGTGATGGTGTtccttgcagcagccctggcatcAGCCTCCTTTGCTATCCCTGAAGACTGGGGAGAGGAAG GCGTGCAGTatggacagctggggacagacgTGACCCTGTCATGCCCTGGTGCCCGTGCCAG ctcagcagtgcgATGGAGGCGAGCGGGCGCCGCGGCGCTGCCGGAGGGCTCGGTGATCCAGCAGGGATCCCTGGTGCTGCCGAGCGCCAGCCCGGCCCTCGGGGGCACATACAGCTGCCACAGCGAGGACGGCAGCCTTCTGCACTCCGTGTCCCTGCGTCTGGGGC ACCTGCCTGGAGTTCCCTTTGTGTCCTGCAGAGCATCTGACTATGAGAATTTCTCTTGCTCCTGGACCTCCAGTGTGGAGACCTTCCTTCCCACCAGATACATCACCACATACAG GAAGAAATCCCTGACAGGCGAAGAAAAGCGGAG GAACAAGAACGGGCACGTGGGACTGTGCCTGCAGGATCCGTCCCACCCTGGCACCTGCACCGTCCACAGGTCAGAGTTCTGGAGCTCCTACCGCCTAAACATCACCGAGGTGAACCCCCTGGGCTTCAGCTACCGCCTTCTTGATGTCACCATGCAGGCCATCA TTAAGCCAGACCCTCCAGAGGGCTTAGTGGTGGAGCCCATCCCTCTGGCCCCACGGCGGCTCCATGTGAGCTGGAAGTACCCTTCCTCCTGGCCAAAGGAACCCCACTTCCAGCTACGGTTTCGGCTCCAGTACCGACCCGTCATCCACCGTTCCTGGTCCGTG gTAGAGACAGTGAATCTGTCTGAGGTTATCACGGATGCCTTTGCCGGGCTGGAGCACGTGGTCCAAGTCAGTGCCAAAGATTTCCTGGATGCGGGGAATTGGAGTGAGTGGAGTGCTGAGGCCCGGGCAACGCCAGTCAGAG ACCTGGCCTCCACAGCAAGTGAAGAAACCACTACAGATGCCAGACTGGAGAGCCTGGCTGAGGAGCCCTCCCAGGCTCCCAACCCTGAGCCCATCA ATGGCAGTGACCCCTTGGAGAAGATGGCCGTCCTGGTGTCCCTTGGGATCTTTGCCTTCTTCATCCTGGCTGCTGTTCTTGTTATCACCATCCTCATCTG GCTCCGGGTGAGGAAACACGGCAAGGACAAGACCAAACCCAGCTTTTTGGTTGCTGCCACCCACTTGAAGGCACTACCAA AAGCTCAGATCCTGTAG